A section of the Silene latifolia isolate original U9 population unplaced genomic scaffold, ASM4854445v1 scaffold_244, whole genome shotgun sequence genome encodes:
- the LOC141638992 gene encoding uncharacterized protein LOC141638992: MVSWEKICTPRAEGGLGIRDSFTWNYAAIGKLVWWLYTKPDSLWVKWVHHIFMKGTSWQSYAPKADVSWSWKTIWKVKDKLASGYMSGQWSASPAGYSISSGYHWLRQKHTTVIWHRPVWNSWCIPKHNFINWLIAREALHLKDKLYHLGIIQDDLCLLCGAAAETHVHLFQ, from the coding sequence ATGGTTAGTTGGGAGAAAATTTGCACCCCTAGAGCTGAGGGTGGATTAGGGATCAGAGATAGTTTCACTTGGAACTATGCTGCTATAGGCAAACTGGTTTGGTGGCTGTATACTAAACCAGATAGCCTTTGGGTCAAGTGGGTACACCATATTTTTATGAAAGGTACCAGTTGGCAGTCTTATGCACCTAAAGCTGATGTATCTTGGAGTTGGAAAACTATTTGGAAAGTTAAAGATAAACTGGCCTCTGGTTATATGTCTGGTCAGTGGTCTGCTTCTCCTGCAGGGTACTCCATTTCTAGTGGTTATCACTGGCTGAGACAGAAACACACTACTGTGATTTGGCACAGACCAGTATGGAACTCTTGGTGCATTCCAAAGCACAATTTCATAAACTGGTTGATAGCTAGGGAAGCATTACATCTTAAGGATAAGCTTTACCATTTGGGCATTATTCAAGATGATTTGTGCTTGTTATGTGGAGCGGCTGCTGAAACCCATGTTCACCTTTTTCAGTAA